In the genome of Meles meles chromosome 4, mMelMel3.1 paternal haplotype, whole genome shotgun sequence, one region contains:
- the LOC123940477 gene encoding olfactory receptor 5K1-like, translating to MTEDNYSLITEFILIGFTDRPELKSLLFVVFLTIYVITMVGNLGLVALIFMEHRLHTPMYIFLGNLALMDSCCSSAITPKTLENFFSNDRMISLYECIAQFYFLCLAGTTECFLLAAMAYDRYVAICSPLQYHTMMSKKRCIQMTTGAYIAGNLHSIIHVGFFFRLTFCGSNQINHFICDAFPLYRLSCVDPYINELMIFIFSGSLQVFTIGSVLISYFYILFTIFKMKSKEGRDKALSTCASHFLSVSIFYGSLLFVYIRPHSVKEDDEDIPGAVFYTLVIPLLNPFIYSLRNKEVIHVMKKIIKKIL from the coding sequence ATGACTGAAGATAACTACTCCTTGATCACTGAATTTATCCTCATAGGATTTACAGATCGCCCAGAGTTGAAGAGCCTCCTGTTTGTGGTGTTTCTCACTATCTATGTGATCACTATGGTGGGGAATCTTGGCCTGGTGGCATTGATTTTTATGGAGCATCGTCTTCACACACCAATGTACATCTTTCTGGGCAACCTggctctgatggattcctgttgcTCCAGTGCCATTACCCCCAAAACGTTAGAGAACTTCTTTTCTAATGACAGAATGATTTCCCTTTATGAATGCATAgcacagttttattttctctgccttgcTGGAACTACAGAATGCTTTCTCCTGGCAGCAATGGCCtatgatcgctatgtggccatATGCAGCCCACTGCAATACCACACCATGATGTCAAAGAAACGCTGCATTCAGATGACCACAGGGGCCTACATAGCTGGAAATCTGCATTCCATAATTCATGTGGGTTTTTTCTTTAGATTAACTTTCTGTGGGTCAAAtcaaattaatcattttatttgtgATGCTTTTCCATTATACAGACTTTCCTGTGTTGACCCTTATATCAATGAATTgatgatatttatcttttcagGTTCACTTCAAGTGTTCACCATTGGTAGTGTCTTAATATCTTACTTCTACATTCTCTttactattttcaaaatgaaatccaaagaggGAAGAGACAAAGCTCTCTCTACTTGTGCatcccactttctctctgtctccataTTCTATGGTTCTCTTCTCTTTGTGTACATTCGACCACATTCAGTTAAAGAAGATGATGAAGATATACCTGGTGCTGTTTTTTATACTCTAGTGATCCCTTTATTAAACCCTTTTATTTATAGTCTAAGAAATAAGGAAGTAATAcatgttatgaaaaaaattataaagaaaattttataa